In Trichomycterus rosablanca isolate fTriRos1 chromosome 4, fTriRos1.hap1, whole genome shotgun sequence, one DNA window encodes the following:
- the pex19 gene encoding peroxisomal biogenesis factor 19, with the protein MADEEQRAEADNELDELLDSALDDFDKNNVPRVAPEPPTAPGAEAKSEKKAPLLEDGRLFESLFEGDMVTQAQQEWEKAMAELAQEEPELIQQFHKLSEAAGKVGSDSASQQEFASCLKDTLSGLAKNTDNLQASGLAGDDLVKTLEGLGLDENGEGSGEDGNILPIMHSIMQNLLSKDVLYPSLKEITEKYPEWLDNNRASLSVEDVQRYEQQQRIMGEICKQFERDVDSESSFENIMELMQKLQDLGHPPKELAGEAPPGLNFDPESLNLPGAAGAEQCSIM; encoded by the exons ATGGCGGATGAGGAGCAGAGAGCAGAAGCTGATAATGAGCTGGATGAGTTATTAGACA GTGCGCTGGATGATTTTGATAAGAATAATGTTCCTCGTGTGGCCCCTGAACCCCCCACTGCTCCCGGTGCAGAGGCTAAAAGTGAAAAGAAG GCTCCTCTGCTGGAGGATGGTCGTTTGTTCGAGTCTCTGTTTGAGGGTGACATGGTGACCCAGGCTCAGCAGGAGTGGGAGAAGGCGATGGCAGAACTGGCTCAGGAGGAACCGGAACTCATCCAGCAGTTCCACAAACTGTCAGAGGCCGCCGGCAAAGTGG GTTCAGATTCAGCTTCTCAGCAAGAATTTGCTTCCTGTCTGAAGGACACACTGAGCGGTTTGGCTAAAAACACTGATAATCTGCAG GCGTCCGGATTGGCCGGAGATGATCTGGTGAAGACCTTAGAAGGGCTGGGATTGGATGAGAATGGTGAAGGGAGCGGGGAGGATGGTAATATCCTTCCCATCATGCACTCCATCATGCAGAACCTGCTGTCTAAAGACGTGCTGTACCCGTCACTGAAGGAGATCACAGAGAAG TACCCCGAGTGGCTGGACAATAACAGAGCGTCTCTATCAGTGGAGGACGTGCAGCGGTACGAGCAGCAGCAGAGGATCATGGGAGAAATCTGTAAACAGTTTGAGAGAGATGTTGATTCAGAGAGCAGCTTCGAGAACATCATGGAGCTCATGCAGAAG ttacAGGATTTAGGACACCCACCGAAGGAACTAGCAGGAGAAGCA CCCCCAGGTCTGAACTTTGATCCCGAGTCTCTTAATCTTCCCGGAGCTGCGGGGGCGGAGCAGTGCTCTATCATGTGA